The sequence GTACTTGTGTTGTGCCTCTACTCTCTAGTCTTTATAAGAGAATCGAAGACTGCTATATATATTacaagggagagggttccttgAGCTGTTTCATGATGTACCACTCTTGCATTAATTTGATTTCTTTGGTTGGAAAACAAAGGGGTCACTTTGGAACTTAAGACTCATGGCTCTTTTATTTCTAATGTTGGATGttcgatgtcttgtattccatcgttAGGTAGTGTTTGTGGGCTGATTCCGAAAGGTCATTAAGAGGCCGTAGGGTCCAAGGCCTTGAGACCTAAAATTTTGTTTAGGCCTACATCTTAAATTTCAGTATTTGTGGTTATGTAGGTTTCACTATGAATTTATAGATGGTTTATTCTCTATAATCTGAGAGGAGTGAGGGTGAATGACTATAatcctattcttcattgatagtgaaatagtTCTCATCTCATCGCGTGCATAGACAATATTGCCAAATTAGTGAATTACATAAATTATTGTGTTGTGTAAATATTTATTTgcgattttctttttgttttctgcatcattttaagtttttcttttctaaatctAAATGACACATGATTCACATGAATTGAATTATGGAGGCTTTAATTTTACCATAATTTAAATAGACTTAGGCTTCATTTGGAGTCATCTAGAAAAACGTTTCTAATGTTTTTCTattctgaaaaaagaaaagaaaagaaaaagctagAAAACCAAAGAATAGAATgacaaaaccttgttccgtTATTttagtttcgttccaaatacaaaaaaaaagttaactAGGGTAGTCGTGTCTTAAACAGGTTCACAAAACACCATTTTTCTGTTTACAAAggtattttgacacaaaaactaaaaattttgttttttatacaaaacattgtttctggaattgaatgactaccaaacgtagCGTCTTAGGCTGCTTGAATCTTCTCCTCGAAACCCACTTGGCTTTTATCTTCCTTGGAATAGCAAAACAACGTTAGAAATCCCAATACCAAGATTGTTTACTAAATGGGATATGATCCACAAGCGTTCCTTGGAAGCTAGGGTAGAAACTGCCCATACACGAGGTTTTTTCTAACTTCAGTGGTTAATTCATTGACTTCCTAAGCCTTTTGTTCCTAACAAATGTAGTTCTGGGATGGGTAATGATTGGACTAATGATATATCAGACTTCCTTAGGTGGGTGCTCTTcataataagagagagagagagagagtcattgTTTACCAAGAAAACTATTCTAGGTCAATGTTCACCTATAAACAACTATTCTTTAAGACATAATGCCACAAAGGAACAAGAATGTGTGGGTCTCTCCCTCTCACCCACACATATTCTTTCTTGTTCCTCAGGGGCATTAGGTCTGAAAAGAACAGTTGCTTGTCGGTGAACATTGACCTAAGTTCAGTTGTTTCTAggtgaatctctctctccctctataGAGTGACACCCCCCacatatttcttcttcctttggcgCATTCCGTCTTAAATAACAGTTGTTTCTAGGTGAATATTGAACTCTCCCCCTCACATCTCTCTAAGAACACCCCCCCACCCACATGTATTCTTGTACCTTTGGGGCATTGTCTTAAATAATAGTTGTTTCTAGGTGAACattggcctctctctctctctctctccctctccatttttcttttaagaatCTCCCTTCCCTTTTATTCCATAGGAAATACCATTTCAACTATAAACTTTGTTGAAATAACTTCAGCCAACCAAGCATAACTATAATAGTCATGTCCActtaaatgagatgttgctgCAGCTTTAATTTATTATAGCTGATGAGTTAAGTTTTGCAGGAATGGGCTCTACAACATTTGGAGGTTGAAAACCCAATAATGAACTTCACAACACAGTAGATGATTTATCAGTAAAAGGAAATGTAAGTAGAGAAAACATAAGCATAGCATTAATGATGACAAATGGGTTGAAAGCTCAACCTCACCTACCCCAACTATAACATTTATTTTGGGTAATAGCCCCAAGATGGAGTGTTAAAAAGTATAATGGAGAGCTACCACAACATCCATAATCTTAATATTATTATTGTCCCTTGTAAAAAGTTGTAACTGTCATTTCCCATCCATTGTTCTCATtgggttttatttatttctttccatatatAGCACATGTTATGTTAGgtggaagaagaaaattttcaaagatgTCTACAATAAATTTCTTGTTAAAAAGGTATATCAGTCCCGGAAGGCATCAAATAAAAACAGCAAAAAATATATAGGGGATGGCCGGTACAACCAACCCCTATGGTAGATCATTCGGGATGTCTTGTACCAACAACGATTTCCAAGAAAGATGCCAACTCAACATCAATTGGTAATTAAGAGTCAATTGCATTAAAAGGAGCTTGTACTATTTTCGCACATGTGATTGAGCTACTTAACTCTTTCATAGTATATTTTCCCAATTGCAAAAGGTTTACTTTTCATATTTCATGAATTGTGTTGTAGGATTTATCCTGATTTAataacctttctttctttcttttagtaTGCCCAAATAAGGTTGTAGCCGTGGTtgctgttctttttttttttttccttaatacatacaaattactTCTATAAAAAATGGTAGTTAAGAGTAAAATTgtgttcattttttctttttttagattAAGAATCATATAAGATAGAGGTCAAAGGATTTGGAGTCCTCAAGGTTATACCTTTAAGAATTCCTAATTAAGGATATAATTGGGTATTTTTGTTCATAAGGTTGTCACCTTGTATATTTCTAAAATGTGataccaaaatatatatttaagtaTTCATAATGTACATATATCAAACTGGATTATCTAATAATTTTGTATGAACTACCATTAGTTTGTCTCAAGTAACAAAATTTTCTCtgatctttaataaaaaaaaaaaaagagatttgcaatatattttattttctttttgggtgaagattCTCTATGACAATTGTTAGTCCCAAACGTGAGCGGTTTTACAATTGTAGTTGTACCTTGTATGTTTTTGTGTACAAAAAAGTTGACGCATACAATTGTTATATATCATGCATTGGGTTCATAATGTTCATTTGTGAAATGGAAGAGATAATCAACAAGGAATACACTACCCAAATAGGATAAATCGAATTGTTaaattggagatattgataTGAATGTGTGTTttgtaatttattattattattattttattttatttaagagTGATCACTCGTCATATGTTCTCTAAGATAATCTTAATTTAAGAAATattaagaatatttttttttttaaataacaatACGTTGTGATCACCTAGACAAAGTAGGAGAATGTGTTAGTTTCGATATGTGGTCCTTACTCATTTTAATTAGTGCACACACACCCTTATTTATATCTTggatttattaaaagaaatccaTATAAGTAGAAACTCTTTAAGCGCTAAGAAATATTGTGTCTGTATTCTCCAAGGTTTCAAATTGatcacacatacacacacttaTTAATGTCTTGgacttattaaaagaaattcATATAAGTAGAAACTATTTGAGCACTAAGAAATATTGTGTCTATACTCTTCAAGGTTTCAGGTTGCGTCACGTTCATTCTcgtgttttgattttttgacaGTTGTTCATGTATCTTGTTAAGATAAATTTGAGCCATTCAATTTTTATGTTTGTTTTTAATCTATTAACTCCAAGCCCTATCACTTGGGAATAAATGCTTTCCTAGCAGCTTGCCGGAGAAAAACGAAGCcttagaaattgaaaattcatccCTCCAAGTGGATAAAGGCTTAAACCTATGAATCTACCCCACTTGAGTCTTTCCAGAAAAACTGTTTATATATTCCCTCTCAGAGTAGGAAAAGTGCATAAAATGTCTTGAGTAGCAATACACATGCAGATTGTACCTATACAATAGgtggtatttgattgaattagatttAACATGTGGCTCGTCTAGATcatgtcctctctatccaatTGTCAAAATGGACATAATATGTGTCTATGTGATATAATAAATACCTTGTGACATTTGAAAAGATAACAAACTTCGgaaacaataataatttatctatttttgaaaatatttttttgaacaaCTACATAAACCATGGACTCCACTCACTATTTCTCCTCCAAAACTTCCCTTATTTACAGATTGGTGATCCAGCCccatcttttattattattattattattattatattattttcaaACAAGGAAAAAGATAGATTAAATAGAGTATTGTAAATATACATCATCTCCAACTTATATATCGATTGTTTTCTTGTTATAGCTTCCTTGGCTATAGATTTAAGCTCCTACACATATCTACTGTTAGTTTTTATACAAAAATTGCGGTAGTTAGGAAGGTTATTCATCTCTAAATGTAGTAATATTAAGATCCTAGGCCATAAAGTTAGCAAATGTTCATAGTTCCTTACAAAATCAATTTCCTTTTGTTGCTCCAAATTAGGTCCACCTTCCAGTTCATATTCCTCGCTTTCATCATTCCTTTGAGAAGACCTACAACTGTCGCCTCACCATTTTCTCATGTCAACAAGTAATTTGCTAACATAAGATgcattttatttgaaaaataaaactaattgcCCATGCAGCCATATTTTTAGTATTATTTGTGACACTTGTACACTTGTGATTAGAAGGGTAATTCTGCTATAAGGGGGAGGGGTGAGAGTGTTGTTTTGGGAGACATTAGATGTCACCTGAGATGCACATTTTTTCTTGGATGTTCCATTTGAAATCTAGTACTCAACCTATTTGAGAATGATTGAAAGATCTGATTTTTTGGCGCATAACAGagtttggtttttgtgtttccAAATGAAAAAACATATAATCATAAACACTGAAAAAACACCAAGACAATTCTTTCTTTGAAATATCGGCAGAGTTAAAGCAATACATAATAAAATTATTCAAAGAAAAATCTGAAAAGTGTTGGAGTTCCCAATGAGCATGCAACCTAAACTCTTCATGAAAACTCACATTCTAACAACAAATGGTATAAGGATTCCCATTGGTTGTGGCAAAATCCACAAGTGGGGTCAATATCCACCCATTTTAGTAATATGTCCTTGGTGAAGGATTCCAACATTAATGGTTctaaaaaagaagagcttaaaCTTGGAGTGGATATTGAGTTTTCAGAAAATTGCTACCACTGTGAGCAAGGAGATGAACAATAACACATATTTAAGCATCCATTGAAGCTCTTGTTGGTGAATTGATTTTGAGAAACATTGTAGCTAGTTTAGTTGTGAAAGATCCCTCCTTAGAAAAGACTCTTTCGTCTAAATTAGTATATGGGCACTAGAGTGAACTCTCTCCATATTCTtttatacattaaaaataaactATTGTGAGAAACTAGGGATATCAATTCTGGTGCCAAGCTAACTATAGCACAAAGTCAGAACTCTTTGGTTGAtaagaatcaaaaggtttatTGATCCCAAGGGATGCAGATCCATAATAGGCACATATAAATTATTGTGCGTCAATCAACATTAAAAGTATTGGTTTCAAGAGGTAGAATGCCTAATGTTTTTTCACCCAGAGAACTAATTAGATTATTACGGACAAAGCGAATGAGGCACGCTTTGGAAGACAACTTACACTAGAAGACTTAAtccaaaaaaactaaaaatagttCAACCGGTATGTTCAACACGTTAGACTTATGCCCATATTTAATACTATTCGATTGTATAAAATGGTATCCAACAATTACTTTGACACGTTTAAAACCCATTTAGAGACCCATTACAGCTTTACTCACCTCCGCAAATCACACCTCCAAcccaaaaataggaaaaaaaaaaaaaaaaaaaaactgagattAATGATAggaaaaatgttgggtatgccgtcgatatcaagtatgctagcacccattgtgtgtatctctctctttcctttttctgaaatgacccccatataattcctgaatgatactccatcatgtgttcctattggtgctatccactagcatacttgatatcgacggcatatctatccctctcccatgatAATAAAAGCTGAAAAAAAGGAAGCCGGAACCAACCAACCCACCGTTTGACACGTCGAGCGGGATCCATCGAATGATGTGCGTTGATCTGAGAGACGGGGCATATTCCCTCAAACTACTCTTCAGCCCTACGCGTCAATACTGTACCGTTATATTTAACGGCTACACCTCTCTCCCGGTCATATCACTGAAAACGAAACAGTCTCTTTAATGAGTAACCGTAAACCGACCACGTCCTAACAACCCTTTTACGTAAATCATTCCCAAAATCAAGGACAATTCCGTAATTTAACCTCAACCCAAAACATCTACAaaatccccctcccccctttctttAGCTCTCACTCATCCATCTATCCCGCTCTTCCAACCAAAAAAGGGGCAAAAACCAGAGAGAGCTTTAGGGAACAATGGCGTCGCAGTTGATCGATCAGCACAGAGAGAAGGCAGAGATCTACCATGGAGATACCCTCTGCAAGCAGAAATCGATCGAGCTTTTGTCAGAGATGGAGCTTCCCAAGGGTCTTCTTCCTCTGAGCGACATGGAAGAGGTTGGTTACAACAGAGAAACTGGGTTCGTGTGGCTGAAACAGAAGAAATCGACAGAACACATCTTTCGAAAGATAAGCAGGAAGGTATCTTATGGGTCAGAGATCACAGCTTTTGTGGAACCCAGGAAATTCAAGAAACTGAGCGGAGTTAAGAGCAAGGAGCTATTGATTTGGATTACTCTCTCTGATATCTACATCGATAATCCTTCTTCAGGGAAGATC is a genomic window of Macadamia integrifolia cultivar HAES 741 chromosome 13, SCU_Mint_v3, whole genome shotgun sequence containing:
- the LOC122059262 gene encoding uncharacterized protein LOC122059262 produces the protein MASQLIDQHREKAEIYHGDTLCKQKSIELLSEMELPKGLLPLSDMEEVGYNRETGFVWLKQKKSTEHIFRKISRKVSYGSEITAFVEPRKFKKLSGVKSKELLIWITLSDIYIDNPSSGKITFMTPAGLSRTFPVSAFDLEEDEGAAKEAEKEKKKKEEEAAMV